In Channa argus isolate prfri chromosome 15, Channa argus male v1.0, whole genome shotgun sequence, the DNA window ccttttttttttctttttttttctggcttatCCCGTAATTTcatggtcgccacagcggatcattgtccgcatgttgatttggcacagtttttacgctggatgcccttcccaatttctaccgggcttggaccacaagctggggaggggaatgtgttttggggttcagtgtcttgcccagagacacttcaacatatagccagggccggggatcgaaccactcaccctgtggtccatggacgactgcgtttaccaactgagctacatgtAGCAAGTTGCCCTTTACCTTCTGTAAATAAGGAAACCACTACATCACCATAGGTGTACTCATAAACCAGACAGGACAAATCAAAGTCTGGCCTGATGATGGCAATAAATGAAACTTAAGGTCTATCAGTAATTAGATTTTGTCCTGACGGAATATGGACATTTGTACCAAAATTCTTAGTAACCCATCCAATAGTTAATACAAGACATTCAATTCAATGTTAAGTTGAATACTTTTGTAACTTTTACAAAGCGAGACCACTTTGTTTTCccttaaaacatgaaatatatttAAGCAGTGTTGAACAGCAATATAGTACATTGATATTCTTATCCAAATATTATTTCAactcaaaagacaaaatgtcacgTCTGGTTCGATTCGTGATTCTATATAAACATTTCTACAGCATAtatactcactggccactttattagatacacctaTATTCAACTGCTCGTTAACGCTAttatctaatcagccaatcacatggctgCAACTCAACTCCAATTCATGCATGTACACATGTTCAAGACAGTGCTGAAGTTCAAAGCAGACATCAGAATGGGGAAGAAAGGTGCTTTAAGTGATTTAGAACATGGCATGGTTATTGGTGCCAGAGGGGCTGGTCTACGTTTTTCAGAAAGtgctgatctactgggattttaACAGACAGCCCTCTTTAGTGTTTGCAGAGATTAGTCTGAAAAAGACTAAatatccagtgagcagcagttgaTGCCTTGTTGACGCCAGAGGTCAAAGGAGAATGGTAGTGCTAACTAAAATAATAGTAACACATAAGGACAGGTATGCAGGACAGCATCTCTGAATGAAGACATCAAATCTAGAAGTAGACACAGGCTACAGCAGAATACCAGACTGGATGCCAGTCCTGTCAGCTAAGTACAGGAAACTGAGGCTGCAATGTGCAAGGGTTCACTCCAACCATCCTTGGAACAGTTCACGCTGCAGATGGTGGTCATGGTTTGTTGGTGTCGGGAATTTTCTTTGCAAACTTTGTACTATTGCTGACAAGTTCCATTCCTTTAAGATCAGTGCACCAATCGAATTGCTTCTTCCAGCAGGAAGAATTGCCCTGTCAAGGCTAAAATGACCTCAATTTCCTGAACATGGCAAAAAGTTTACCCAACTGGGATAGTCCCCTGATCTCTAACCAGAGTGCTTTTAGAATATGGTGGAACAGGAGATATGCAGAAACTAAGTTATCAACCAGAAACAGATGAATGTTGCACTTTGGTGAAGCTACGCCATGCACAATTAAGGTAGGTCTGTAGTTAACGAAACACAATTTCCAATGGGATCAATTAAGGTTATTAAATCTTGAAGGGGGGGGTCATCTCAGTACCATCAAGGTTTAAAGAAAATGGCCAAGAATATATAGGAAACAGATGCAGACAAATCCAgctcaaaatgtttattcacaCTGCCATCAGAAAAATTCCGTTACAATGTTTGTTGAAATGTCACAGCTTATAACTGAGCATAGCTAAGTGTTCAGAAGTACAAGTTACAGCAGTTCTTGTGGAAATTTCTAATAAACATTAACCCCATTACAACTACTGAGATCCTCATAGGATTAAGCAGAATAATCATTATGCTCAGTGAATGAAAAACTGGAGCAGAAGCCTGTGTGGAACTGAGACCAGGCTCAATTCTGGGCCTTTGTGTTTAGCTCTTCTCCCCCAGGGTGTGCTTGTCAAACAGGTACTCTGCCATCTTGTTCTTGTCGGCATCCATCTTGGTGAGGTTGGTGATGTAGTCGCCCAGCTTCTTGATGAACTCCACCTGTTCGTTCAGGTAGTGGGTCTCCAGGAAGTCACACAGCTGAGGAAAAGACCAAACAATAATCACTGGTTTGCTACAGATATAATCTTCCAACACATTCTAATGAGGTTTGTCATCGTCCAACTTACATGAGGATCCTGATGCTGAGACGCCAGCTTGTGCAGGTCCAGCAGAGCCTGGTTTACAGTCTTCTCCAGCTGCAGGGCGCACTGCATGGCCTCCAGACCGCTCCCCCACTCATCACGATCTGGTTTCTATGGAAGAAATTTAAAGAAGACTAAGCCTTTGTTCACACAGTATCCATGTTCAATTCATATAACATTACTGTTGTCCATCACACACAGCCTCAAACTGTACGGACCTTGACGTCCTGGAGGAAGATGCGTCCTCCTCTCTTGTTCTGGAAGGACAGCAGCTTCTCAGCGTGCTCCCTCTCTTCATGACTTTCCTCCTTGAAGAAATGGGCAAAGCCTGGGAGGGCAACATCATCACGGGAGAAGTAGAAGCCCTGggagggacagagacaggacgGAAACTGTTATTAGAAACACTCCAGCTCTGCAATGAAGGGGCAGTGCAGCACATGAGTCATGTCTCTGCATTGTCTGTTTGGTTAAGAGACAAACAAGCAGAGCATGACACAGCACTTTTCCACGCTGAGGATGGAGGCGATTAAAACAAAAGGCTGCTACAACAGTGTGTTCAATTTTAAGGTAAACACAACCAATTactttacatttgcattaaaaatccATACCGTTAGGTTTTAACATTAACCTAATGTTAAGAGGATACACTACTAAGACATCACACACCAGAAGTAAAAGGATCAAGTGTTGTTCCTCTCACCATGGAAGTGTAGGTGTAGGAGGCAAACAGCTCCAAGTTGACCATCCGGTTGATGGCGGCCTCGCAGTCGCGGTGGTAGTTCTGACGCACTTGAGACTCCATTTCTGCtggtgtttttctcctttttttaacaaaacggTACAAAAATAGAGCTTTAGGTCTTAAGGTAGTGTTCAAGTAGAAATTTGCCTGCGGGTCGAAGGACGAAGTTCCGTTCAATCACTGTTGAAGCAAGAACTCCTTTGTTCTTTTCCCTGCTGTGAAATGGCAGATGTGTCGCTTTCTGTATTTATACACTACTGCGGACCACGTGACAGATTTCAGCCAATCACTGAGCTCAGCTTTTTCGGCCACCTGCAATGACGAAGcacttctgcagtttttttgtgaATAAACTAGGTCTCGTGTATTAAAACAGTAGGTTAATTGTTGTATCTTTGACAgcttctttaatttaaatttcgAATAATCCACTATAGCCGAGAACTGGATTTTATACTAACGCTGCCCAGACATACTCTTCTAATACTACTAATATTAACTTCTTTAGTACTGTTCAACTGTCATTATGTGGAGACTAATAAAGTCAATTTGTTGAGGTCTGGATGAAGGGATTCCCTCCATAGTAAATGCAGTATTTCGGGAGGAACACATTAATAATCATGACGATTTACAGGATTCTTACCAAAAATCATTTAAGTTGCATCCTTGTGTTACTTTGCTTTCAAAGTGACGGGCTGAATTCAAGTTAGGAATAAATCCAAAACTAAAACCATCAAACTAAATTAGTGTGtgatgtttgtttacactgatcagccacagcattaatacCTCCTGGTAGttttaatatagaaatattaagtttgatatttttattatgaactaataaatgctgatgtgtaATTATGGATTAACCACCAGTCAGCACAGAAACTGGTTAAAATTAGCTTCACATTTACCAACATCGACCTTTTTATTATGGAActgtttattaattactgtacacattttgccataattactatAGTCAgtattgttgaaaatacattgtgtttttagcggagtacttttcttttgttcttaaaattctgcttagtacttttatcTGAGTAAAACACTTGAAAAGATattttttgtggatttttttttttaggtcactTTTACTTGCgcactgagtttgtgtacttctaccacattttgctgtgtagctgcagacagcTCAGactggccatgctgacccttgtcctccatgacctCATGTCCACCAGTGGTAATGTTTTAGCTGATCAGTGTAAGTGCTGACAATAAACGCAGAGGTTCTCGAGTTAAAGATTAACCAATACCCTATTTGTTTAATGTGAGACAACAAGCCCAGCTAAAGTTGTCTACTGGTTTCACTTTGTCTTACATGCAGTACCCGTGTGGACATTACAGTCTTGTTAGTCTGAACAAATGTCTTGTTCTGCAGAAAGACACAGGAACTGCTCTTTTCAGTGACATTATATCCTACCATTTCTGATGATCTCACTGTGTGATGGGTTAATTTTATCTTACCTGAATCAACTCCCTTGTTAATTTGTGATCTGAGATTTTTCTCAATTAATACATTCggtaataaaattaaagtaacaATTATTTGCAGTGATGGCCAAACATAATCTGAAAATACTGAGATGGGTTTACTGTTATCAGCTACAAAAGCTCCAACTCATTACACCATTTGTTTCATAGAGGCCCACTGATCTTACAATAGTTGCTGCAGACACGAGTCTTAAAGTCTGACATCTCAAAGAATATATATGGATGTCACAGGAGCAAACATAACcactaaaataaacacagaaaatgtgtggggtttttttacggggggggggggggggggctctcgGTATGCTGTGTGAACTCGCACCTACTTAGAGAAAGCACATACTTTACCGTAAACTCAGCTTTCagattatataaatatttccaCTTCTTTACGCCAGCTATCATTCCAGCGTATGGTTTAGATAACTGATTATGTGaatccctttttattttttctaaggAAACAGCACTTGTTTTCACAGGTTTTAGCAACACAAGCTTTTTTCCATGGTGAAAACATGTGGTACTGTTGCTTTGGCGGAAGTTTTTTCATCTTAGCCAACATTTAATCTGAAATGGATGCACTCTGAATTATTGATGTTTTTCCACCTTGGACACCCTGGTCTGATCCCATCTTGCCTTAcccatatttgttttacattttaatacataatTTGTGCTAGTCTCACACATTTGCCAGCTTCACATGACACTTCTATTTCCAGAATGACCATTTCCGCTGATGTCACAACCTGCATGGAAAGTTAACATCACTGAAAGGTGCTATCTCTGTATAACAAGTTTTGGCATAAACAGCTGAGCATGCATGTCTCAAAACTTACAGTCCACACCAAAACGTTAAAACACCATCCCCTATAATTTTCATATCCACTGTCAGTAGACGCTGTCCTCGAGTAAACTCATGAAAgctgagcagaaaaaaacaaagaagaaaaaaaaacaaaacaagcgtgactcagcattaaaaaaaaaaaaaaaaaatcatcagttGGCAGTGAGAGGGAGGAGGCATGTGACTGAGGAAACATCTGACtgagaggggaggagggagggaggcctGTGGGTTTACTTCAGCAATCTGCTGGATGGAACCAGTatgggagaagagaaaaaggaacaaggaagttaaaaaaaaggaacaaataaCTGGACAaatagttttaataataatacaacgctctctttttttaaatcagtgtaattaacattttttactcTGTATGTTTTACTAAGCTCTATATAACTAACTATTAGTGATAGTGAACTAACTATAGGAATCTAATTTGCCAACTGACACTAAACAGAAACAGCAATAGAAGAATGGGAATGTCCTTAGTTTTGCAGGTATGGTATTTTATTATCCGATGATGGGACTGACTCAAAGTTAAAGacaaactaaatgttaaaataaataaaaaaatcaattggaGGGGAAATAAACTCCGCACCAAACTTCTAGGCAAGCCATCCAAATGTGAACCTCATTTATGGGTAGAACTTGAGGAAAAGTACTTTTGTTGTAGCAAATGTCTTATTGAGAAATTTCAGTCACAACAGACATTATAAACCGACTGAAAGCCCACAGTGTCAGCCTGGAAAGGCAAAAAGAAACTTGGATAGAAGCAAGGTTTCAATGGAGATGTTTGCACCAGAGAATAAGTGCACTTGCATGgttaatatacaataataaacatagaATACAGTTGATTGGCATATTTGGACTTTGTTAAAATTACAGTGGACTGAACTGGAAGGCAGAGGAGGTTTGAAGTCACAGACtataaaaaaatgggaaaagggGAAACATCTGTGAAAAATTAATCCCAGTAGCAAGTATCATCTTTGCTCCAAATTGTACTTcaccacaacaacacacacacaaaaaactattaACTGGAACACTACTTTagtcaaaaaagtaaaatcagcaaaataaggtactttttggttgtttgaaataaaatttcCCATTTGATTTAGGAGCTTTATATTTTGCTAAATTTAACCCACTTATCCAGACCCACTTATTAGACTTATCTTTGAGGTCTAGCTAATTATAAATGTAAGGCTGTAGTGCACGTTGTAAGTAAAAGATTATCCTTCACATGAAGTTTTCAGTAACATGTTCCTGTGCTGGCTACTATGTGCCACATTTTTGAGAGATCGTTAACGTCTCTTCTGAAAACACATGACATTAACATGTTGGAACAAGCTAACCTTTCATGGGAATGAAACCCTAATATAactttactctgctgctgctacacCTGAATTTTCCTCTTGGGGAAATGAATACGAttggtcctcaaggaccccttGAGGACCAATCGTTTTGAACTGTAGGCAACCACAGCAATAGCACCAAGGCATCAGTGCCAAGAGATTTAACATGCATCCCTGTTGCAATACTACATCACCTAGAAACAATAACAAGTCCGCTCAGGAAGCCAACTCAGgtcagcaacaaacaaaatcacataTCACCTGCTAAAATATAGGGGCTGATTTGATCCATTTCTGTCAGAAATCAAGGATCCTGTGTTACAAATTACAAAGCAACAATAACCAAGGAGGGTGGGCTTCAGCAAATAGCAAATCAGTTGGGGCATTTTTGTTAGAGTTTCACTGTTAATTTCACTAGGATCTTATAGCTTGTTTGtttatcatttcttttaaatcaggTCAACCAGGCTGACATTAGAACAGCTAATGCCACAGTTCCttcctccatctttcttttcacttttatatttcattttgtgaatTTCCCATTGGGATGCATAAAGTATCTTATGCAGTAGGAATCCACACACTCTTCCACTGAACAGCATTTCTCCACGTTTCCTCAAGGAGCGAGGGATGCGACTGTGTCCAGTCCTTcccctcatcatcatcatcattttggcAGGACAGGCGCAAAGTTTTCAGAGGGCTTATGCAGGTGTACTGGAGGTATTGACAGCCCTAAATCAGGAGATTAGAGAGCAGGAATTAACACAAGATTTGGTAAGATTTCTGTCGGCTTTGTAGGCGTCATAAGTAAAGTTAGTAAGGGCTTCAATTAATCAAGGAGACTCAGGTCAGTCCCTGGGAAGCTAAGCACCCTTGACTCCTGACAATAGTGCTTGTCCTCATGTTCGTCCTCACCTCAGCACTTCCCCAGTACCAGATGGCTTTGATGACACTGTGATTAGCAAGAGCTACTGTCAGCTGGTCTTTTCTTCCTGAAATGATATTCACCAGACCTGCTGGCAGGTCGGAGGCCAGGAGCACCTAAAAATGATGACAACAAGGAGTGTGTCAGCATCTTGTCTTTATTACTTTCCTGGCTgcttaatgttttaattgtgaagcgttttgtaacttttgttttaaaaacgtCAGATACTTTTCTCTTGTTCTGAAGCTAAGTGGCGCACAGCACACTTTTACCTGAATGAAGACGAGGGCTGGCAATGGATACTTCTCACTGGGAACCATGATGACAGCATTGCCGGTGGCAACGGCTGCTCCAAGAAGTGTCACCAAAGAGAGGATGGGATTCTTGTCAGGGAGAAT includes these proteins:
- the LOC137099773 gene encoding ferritin, middle subunit-like, encoding MESQVRQNYHRDCEAAINRMVNLELFASYTYTSMGFYFSRDDVALPGFAHFFKEESHEEREHAEKLLSFQNKRGGRIFLQDVKKPDRDEWGSGLEAMQCALQLEKTVNQALLDLHKLASQHQDPHLCDFLETHYLNEQVEFIKKLGDYITNLTKMDADKNKMAEYLFDKHTLGEKS